A genome region from Setaria italica strain Yugu1 chromosome III, Setaria_italica_v2.0, whole genome shotgun sequence includes the following:
- the LOC101765792 gene encoding gibberellin 2-beta-dioxygenase produces the protein MVAITAPSSIDQIPLMRCPKANAGQAAAAIPCVDLSAPGAAAAVADACRSVGFFRATNHGVPASVADALEAGAMAFFALPAQDKVDMSGAARPLGYGSKSIGSNGDVGWLEYLLLSVSANSVKISSLPPSLRAALEEYTAAVREVGGRVLELIAEGLGVDRALLRSMVVGREGGDELVRVNHYPPCPLRAPGDCGVTGFGEHTDPQIISVLRSNCTAGLQIKLRDGRWVPVPPDPESFFVNVGDSLQVLTNGRFRSVKHRVVAPEGSHSRLSVIYFGGPAPSQRIAPLPQVMRDGEQSLYREFTWGEYKRAAYETRLGDHRLGSFELRAASEPAGGADPQPHCSNSSTCMPPQQQQQVAQVY, from the exons ATGGTCGCGATCACGGCGCCGAGCTCGATCGACCAGATCCCGCTGATGCGGTGCCCCAAGGCCAATGCGGGCCAGGCGGCCGCGGCCATCCCGTGCGTCGACCTgtcggcgccgggcgcggcggccgcggtggcggacGCGTGCCGCAGCGTGGGCTTCTTCAGGGCGACCAACCATGGCGTGCCCGCGAGCGTCGCCGACGCGCTGGAGGCCGGTGCGATGGCGTTCTTCGCGCTGCCCGCCCAGGACAAGGTGGACATGTccggcgccgcccggccccTGGGCTACGGCAGCAAGAGCATCGGCTCCAACGGCGACGTCGGGTGGCTGGAGtacctcctcctctccgtcaGCGCCAACTCCGTCAAGATCTCCTCCCTGCCGCCCTCACTCCG GGCGGCATTGGAGGAGTACacggcggcggtgagggaggTGGGTGGGCGCGTGCTGGAGCTGATAGCGGAGGGGCTCGGCGTGGACCGTGCGCTGCTGCGGTCGATGGTGGTGGGGCGGGAAGGGGGCGACGAGCTGGTGCGGGTGAACCACTACCCGCCGTGCCCGCTGCGGGCGCCGGGGGACTGCGGCGTGACGGGGTTCGGGGAGCACACGGACCCGCAGATCATCTCCGTGCTCAGGTCCAACTGCACCGCGGGCCTGCAGATCAAGCTCCGGGACGGCAGGTGGGTCCCCGTGCCCCCCGACCCGGAATCCTTCTTCGTCAACGTCGGAGACTCGCTGCAG GTCCTGACGAACGGGCGGTTCAGGAGCGTGAAGCACCGGGTGGTGGCGCCGGAGGGGTCGCACTCGCGGCTGTCCGTGATCTACTTCGGCGGGCCGGCGCCGTCGCAGCGGATCGCGCCGCTGCCGCAGGTGATGCGGGACGGGGAGCAGAGCCTGTACCGGGAGTTCACGTGGGGCGAGTACAAGCGCGCTGCGTACGAGACCCGCCTCGGCGACCACCGGCTCGGCTCCTTCGAGCTGCGTGCCGCCAGCGAGCCCGCGGGCGGCGCCGACCCGCAGCCTCactgcagcaacagcagcacctgcatgccgccgcagcagcagcagcaggtggcgCAGGTGTACTAG
- the LOC101781307 gene encoding ubiquitin-conjugating enzyme E2 36 yields MWPNTSFATTSKAQKYWHYGGAETEDLIKASVRPLVCRCPFALSFDPSSRPPLQAPPPPRPRGRNPARLGAMANSNLPRRIIKETQRLLSEPAPGISASPSEENMRYFNVMILGPAQSPYEGGVFKLELFLPEEYPMAAPKVRFLTKIYHPNIDKLGRICLDILKDKWSPALQIRTVLLSIQALLSAPNPDDPLSDNIAKHWKSNEAEAVETAKEWTRLYASGA; encoded by the exons ATGTGGCCTAACACAAGTTTCGCAACGACGTCGAAAGCGCAGAAATACTGGCACTACGGCGGCGCTGAAACGGAAGACCTTATAAAGGCGTCCGTCCGTCCGTTGGTGTGTCGCTGCCCTTTCGCCCTCTCCTTTGACCCCTCGTCTCGTCCTCCTCTCCAAGCCCCCCCGCCCCCCCGCCCCCGCGGGCGTAATCCAGCTCGGCTCGGCGCCATGGCCAACAGCAACCTCCCGCGCCGAATCATCAAG GAGACGCAGCGGCTCCTCAGCGAACCAG CGCCAGGGATTAGTGCCTCGCCGTCGGAGGAGAACATGCGGTACTTCAATGTCATGATCCTTGGCCCCGCGCAGTCACCCTATGAAG GTGGAGTTTTCAAGCTTGAACTATTCTTGCCTGAGGAGTATCCAATGGCTGCTCCAAAA GTTAGATTTCTCACCAAAATTTACCATCCCAATATTGATAAG CTTGGTAGGATATGCCTTGACATTCTTAAGGACAAATGGAGTCCAGCTCTTCAGATACGTACTGTTCTGTTGAG TATCCAGGCACTGCTGAGCGCACCAAATCCAGATGATCCTCTCTCAGACAACATTGCAAAACACTGGAAAAGCAATGAAGCTGAAGCTGTCGAAACAG cgAAAGAGTGGACTCGCCTGTATGCAAGTGGGGCATGA